From the Purpureocillium takamizusanense chromosome 6, complete sequence genome, one window contains:
- a CDS encoding uncharacterized protein (EggNog:ENOG503P21F~COG:T~COG:Z), producing the protein MALPRESAFLPTIKCSSCGRDVEISMMGDHLCGGPTAELSPPPEADEGFGLQLSQPISAKYGRTPPPVDTDAANRAFMKRGQLTPVSQPSTSRSASPIIDGGLSATGRAGNLSSRSPGASRRPGGYGGFGDSRKDEPESGLSTSLGRSAGNGFLQRMNTIAPGPFDTNRSPSAATFPTRKDSLDKLDGPLLEDLGPPFDDRPRTSPSSTSGTGNPVAPPRAPRKNGYGGFGRPGTADELQPPNSGFISRSETYPKPSPSLQSPARKSSAPGTRSDRQRQSRDAGHDRKVSMGPDTSRRPPPRTSLLANHKPKNSVSVDLAAEFGVGNPYHTPSDSASSGYTTFSHPSQASSQTSPGRSPIDRRDVEPAVQSDRSMRNLGKSMENLTTRDLPTPLRTPSPLVTPTYGKSIGERNDPAVHAGKLDSEGRGYDRSVPSPRYGDSYYREPEDMRSDYRNEYSTRTTTTMTRAGYSYSPPVGNGSRDPMMVPSRGDCKACGLAIRGKSISSADGRLTGKYHKACFVCTTCSEPFSSAEFYVLDNKPYCEQHYHKLNGSLCGTCGRGIEGQYLEDESSVKHHPGCFRCLDCGRSLSDGYFEVDGKAYCERDAWRRTQPPSPSLYPPPSHNTYPSPSAGQQPGRPGPRPPQGMMKGLPSRPGPRPGPGGQPGVARPPYGPAHGGRLGPPSAGPGLWPRMNKRMTRMGQM; encoded by the exons atggcccTGCCCAGGGAATCGGCTTTCCTGCCGACCATTAAGTGCTCGTCATGCGGGCGAGATGTGGAAATCTCCATGATGGGAGATCATCTCTGCGGCGGCCCGACAGCTGAGC tgtcaccgccgcccgaggccgatgagggcTTCGGCCTCCAGCTTAGCCAACCAATATCTGCAAAATATGGGCGGACGCCGCCTCCGGTAGATACGGATGCTGCAA ACCGCGCCTTTATGAAAAGGGGCCAGTTGACGCCCGTgagccagcccagcacctcTCGCAGTGCATCACCCATAATAGACGGCGGGCTGTCTGCCACTGGTCGTGCCGGTAATCTCTCCTCACGCTCGCCGGGCGCAAGTCGGAGGCCAGGGGGGTACGGCGGCTTTGGTGACAGCAGAAAGGACGAACCCGAGTCTGGCCTGAGCACCAGTCTCGGCAGATCGGCGGGCAACGGCTTTCTGCAGAGAATGAATACCATCGCCCCTGGTCCCTTTGACACGAACCGAAGCCCATCTGCCGCAACGTTTCCCACGCGCAAGGACTCTCTGGACAAGCTTGACGGCCCCTTGCTGGAGGATTTGGGACCCCCGTTCGATGACCGCCCCAGGACAAGTCCCTCCAGTACATCAGGTACCGGCAACCCCGTTGCACCCCCGAGAGCGCCACGTAAGAATGGTTATGGTGGATTTGGCCGTCCGGGGACCGCAGACGAACTTCAGCCGCCAAACTCTGGCTTCATTAGCCGGTCAGAGACGTATCCAAAGCCTTCTCCCAGCCTTcagtcgccggcgaggaaaTCTTCTGCTCCTGGAACACGGTCGGACCGTCAACGACAATCGAGAGACGCAGGTCACGATCGCAAGGTGTCGATGGGTCCGGAtacgtcgaggaggccgccaccgcggacCAGTCTGCTGGCGAACCACAAGCCCAAGAACTCGGTGTCCGTCGACCTGGCTGCTGAATTCGGCGTCGGAAACCCGTATCACACGCCATCTGACTCGGCCTCATCTGGCTACACGACCTTCAGCCATCCGAGTCAGGCGAGCTCTCAGACAAGCCCGGGGAGGTCGCCGATAGACCGCCGCGACGTTGAGCCTGCAGTGCAATCAGACCGATCCATGAGGAACCTTGGGAAATCAATGGAGAATCTGACTACACGCGATCTGCCCACACCTCTTCGTACACCGTCGCCACTTGTAACGCCGACATACGGGAAATCAATTGGGGAGCGAAACGACCCTGCGGTACATGCTGGGAAATTGGACTCGGAAGGACGAGGCTATGATCGTTCCGTGCCGAGTCCAAGGTACGGCGACAGTTACTACCGGGAGCCAGAGGACATGAGATCAGATTACAGAAATGAATACTCGACTCGCACGACGACCACGATGACCCGCGCAGGATATAGCTATTCACCTCCCGTCGGAAACGGATCGCGTGACCCCATGATGGTTCCCTCTCGCGGAGACTGCAAGGCGTGCGGTCTGGCCATCCGCGGCAAGAGTATATCTTCGGCGGACGGACGACTGACGGGCAAGTACCACAAAGCTTGCTTCGTGTGCACGACATGCTCAGAACCCTTTTCATCCGCCGAGTTCTACGTCCTCGACAACAAGCCATACTGCGAGCAACACTACCACAAGCTGAATGGCAGCTTGTGCGGAACTTGCGGACGAGGCATAGAGGGACAGTACCTCGAAGATGAGTCTAGTGTCAAACACCACCCAGGCTGCTTCCGGTGTCTCGACTGTGGGCGGTCGCTCTCGGATGGCTACTTCGAGGTCGATGGCAAGGCATATTGCGAGAGAGACGCGTGGAGGCGAACGCAACCACCTTCTCCGTCCCTGtatccaccaccatcgcaTAATACGTAcccatcgccatcggcagGCCAACAGCCAGGAAGGCCGggtccacggccgccgcaggggATGATGAAAGGTCTACCGAGTCGTCCCGGGCCAAGGCCGGGACCCGGTGGGCAGCCCGGTGTAGCCCGGCCCCCGTACGGGCCCGCACACGGaggccgcctcggcccaCCGAGTGCTGGGCCTGGCCTCTGGCCGAGGATGAACAAGCGCATGACGCGCATGGGCCAGATGTGA
- a CDS encoding uncharacterized protein (COG:S~EggNog:ENOG503NXUC), translating into MASSRASSPASREASPEQLTPRSKIKALLATVESSDDEGIVEKPNKSRHESPTTKHNSASNRDLQPTHMNNMDNSGDDSDDSDIPVRPRGKLASRMQGKAVASKDVEAPSDAPETARERVRKMLAREADAEAAATRGEEAGQDNDDDDELPVAPRRLKRRMPRDPTPDGAEQPAPRSPSPGLFVSSPVRPSPTKSAHADQDSDNDLPALKSDRFKALVERKRQERLAREAAEEARKAEQRARQEKLASELEPLDSDDGNDTGITDDEGGRKLTQEARPTRKASRKAIEEMNRETQRIARNMQLAHEARTRKKITKASLFERFNYRPAGDAQPEPKTTSSSRPGTPPTDVEMKDVDTPPSSPPATKEPELPVVPPHGDATMPDVDDEELPSLDEMMSSSQPLEKGKGKASAYVSEQPGKTTPKPKRRVRVRLPTVAANVVTIDSDDELEVTKTTRDKVMAVFDKIPANCDHESKSMKALRALALVKSPGKDNSRGQKDQSRMTAGELQALLYQRARQQAKMERDRRLNLLKSQGIVIQTADERERQQQEVEDLVAKAREEAQKIMQEERAAAKKSRKENGESDPLAWDDSEDEEYEDPANEADAEASAVELSGSEDEEDEEDEEDKGNPLIDEDAESGASEHESADEGEAVEHEDADDAPMVKRRRGRNTAVVLSDDEADVEATPRPVRTATQVTPGAPKTVSPAAPTSVLRSAKKTFIPGLPVQGPAGLGLTQIFAGTMDDSQASPSAGPTQSMMPDFDAFPDSNFSATAETQGEDVIMDSQPDTAVQETQTQGVRLNMSQSQMHGLDSLFPVGLTQASEPMEASQDAGLQEYTPIKQRFVEPPASTVDTLPMGQDEEDAPHESPLVRRGRLRRKMEMSVIEEESVSSMAAPAPPPGNAFSAMADAARKEKRRQHAEEFNRKKTKAREMVEEQAEESEDEYAGLGGADGEDSDNESQGSLQEMVDDDAANDVDGSKLAAFYADRERASDEKEVEKLFKDITTGMLRRKRGADYDLSDSDDGGEARRRMKRRQFAKMQKALFADERVKKIAENPGNQAFLRTIEDHGSDDEMDFLDLAAGSQEQADSQSQEDTDAEKRPEIIPDSQPAKQTLVPGEDRAPAHMRRTKGAAAKKPANLGEVRETLSSLLEERQPSVVPATEVGSDSEDEQDGQGSPRSDKENREPNPRRTGPAVVDRISLKRNASSSSASGARLAFAAQGTSSFKVPALLRRATTNSTIMSGSTASSGSGGSTGTAVMGSAGGFGEDAKIKRGAGKGSGINGFAREREAAGAVKESERRREQRKVKGAVRRVGVVGGLLGKGSFE; encoded by the exons ATGGCCTCGTCCAGagcgtcctcgcccgcgtcgcgcgAAGCGTCGCCGGAGCAGTTGACGCCGCGATCCAAGATcaaggccctgctcgcgACGGTGGaaagcagcgacgacgagggtaTTGTGGAAAAGCCAAATAAATCCCGCCATGAGTCTCCCACGACCAAGCACAACAGCGCTAGCAACCGCGACCTGCAACCAACGCACATGAACAACATGGACAACAGCGGGGACGACTCCGACGACTCTGACATTCCTGTTCGGCCTCGAGGCAAGCTCGCGTCTCGGATGCAAGGAAAAGCAGTTGCTTCCAAGGATGTCGAAGCTCCATCAGACGCTCCTGAAACGGCGAGGGAACGCGTCAGAAAGATGCTCGCACGCGAAGCAGATGCAGAGGCTGCGGCCACGCGTGGCGAAGAGGCTGGCCAGgacaacgatgacgacgacgaacttCCCGTTGCTCCCCGTCGGTTGAAACGACGCATGCCTCGGGATCCCACACCTGATGGCGCAGAGCAGCCCGCGCCTCGCTCCCCCAGCCCCGGCCTCTTTGTCTCCTCGCCTGTGCGGCCATCTCCCACCAAGAGCGCCCATGCCGATCAAGACTCCGATAACGACCTCCCCGCCCTCAAGTCAGATCGCTTCAAGGCTCTGGTAGAGCGCAAGAGACAGGAGCGCCTGGCACGAGAAGCGGCAGAAGAAGCTCGCAAGGCTGAGCAACGGGCACGCCAGGAGAAGCTCGCGTCGGAGCTGGAGCCTCTCGACTCTGACGACGGCAATGATACTGGCATCACCGATGATGAGGGTGGGCGCAAGCTCACTCAAGAGGCACGCCCGACCCGGAAAGCCAGCAGGAAGGCAATCGAGGAGATGAACCGCGAGACGCAGCGCATCGCGCGGAACATGCAGCTCGCTCACGAGGCGCGCACCAGGAAGAAGATCACGAAAGCGAGCCTGTTCGAGAGGTTCAATTATAGGCCTGCTGGAGACGCGCAGCCGGAACCTaagacgacgagctccaGCCGACCAGGGACACCGCCTACCGACGTCGAGATGAAGGATGTCGACACGCCGCCTAGCTCGCCCCCGGCCACCAAGGAGCCGGAGTTGCCCGTTGTCCCGCCACATGGAGATGCTACGATGCCCGACGTTGATGACGAAGAACTACCGTCTCTGGATGAGATGATGAGTTCTTCGCAGCCACTCGAAAAGGGAAAAGGCAAAGCGTCAGCCTACGTCTCCGAGCAACCCGGCAAAACAACGCCGAAGCCCAAGCGTCGGGTTCGCGTTCGTCTGCCGACTGTCGCTGCCAATGTGGTCACCATCGATTCGGATGACGAGCTAGAAGTTACCAAGACGACAAGAGACAAGGTCATGGCGGTTTTCGACAAAATCCCGGCCAACTGCGACCACGAATCAAAGTCTATGAAGGCTCTCCGAGCACTTGCGTTGGTCAAATCACCGGGAAAAGATAACAGCCGTGGCCAAAAGGACCAGTCACGCATGACCGCTGGAGAGCTTCAGGCGCTGCTGTACCAGAGAGCAAGGCAGCAGGCCAAGATGGAGCGCGATCGTCGTCTCAATCTGCTCAAGTCTCAGGGCATCGTGATTCAGACCGCTGACGAGCGGGAGCGACAGCAACAGGAAGTCGAGGATCTCGTCGCGAAGGCGCGGGAAGAGGCCCAGAAGATTATGCAGGAGGAGCGGGCTGCCGCCAAGAAGTCTCGAAAGGAGAATGGAGAGTCAGATCCCTTGGCTTGGGATGATAGCGAGGACGAAGAGTATGAAGACCCCGCAAATGAGGCAGACGCCGAAGCATCTGCTGTGGAGCTCTCCGGCTctgaagacgaagaagatgaggaggatgaggaggacaAGGGGAACCCGCTGATTGATGAAGATGCGGAGTCCGGAGCGTCCGAGCACGAGTccgccgatgagggcgaggccgtggaACATGAGGACGCGGACGATGCGCCGATGGTTAAGCGCAGACGAGGGCGCAACACGGCTGTCGTGCTGTCCGATGACGAAGCAGACGTCGAAGCCACACCTAGGCCAGTCAGAACCGCCACTCAGGTAACCCCTGGCGCGCCGAAGACCGTCTCTCCGGCCGCGCCCACATCTGTCCTCCGCTCAGCCAAGAAGACGTTCATCCCCGGACTGCCCGTGCAGGGTCCTGCCGGCTTGGGCTTGACGCAAATCTTCGCCGGCACCATGGACGACAGCCAAGCCAGTCCTTCTGCGGGCCCTACTCAGTCCATGATGCCCGACTTTGACGCGTTCCCGGACAGCAATTTCTCAGCTACTGCGGAGAcgcagggcgaggacgtcATCATGGATTCGCAGCCAGACACGGCTGTGCAAGAAACGCAAACTCAGGGCGTTCGGCTCAACATGTCTCAATCGCAGATGCATGGTCTGGACAGCTTGTTCCCAGTCGGGCTGACGCAAGCATCTGAGCCTATGGAGGCCTCGCAGGACGCTGGCCTGCAGGAATACACTCCCATTAAGCAAAGGTTCGTCGAACCGCCAGCCTCCACGGTTGACACTCTTCCTATGGGCCAAGATGAGGAAGATGCGCCTCACGAGTCGCCGCTGgtgcggcgaggtcggcttcgtcgcaaGATGGAGATGTCCGTCATTGAAGAGGAGTCTGTATCATCAATGGCCGCCCCAGCGCCCCCTCCCGGAAATGCTTtcagcgccatggccgacgctgCCCGGAAAGAGAAGAGGAGACAACATGCCGAGGAGTTCAACCGCAAGAAGACGAAGGCGAGGGAGATGGTTgaggagcaggccgaggaatCAGAGGACGAATatgccggccttggcggtgccgacggcgaagacAGTGACAATGAGTCCCAAGGATCTCTGCAAGAAatggtcgacgacgacgccgcgaaTGACGTGGATGGCAGCAAACTGGCAGCATTTTATGC GGATCGCGAACGCGCAAGCGACGAAAAGGAGGTGGAGAAACTGTTCAAGGACATCACCACGGGCATGCTCCGTCGTAAGCGGGGAGCCGACTACGACCTCTCAGACTcggatgatggcggcgaggctcgaCGAAGAATGAAGCGCCGCCAATTCGCCAAGATGCAGAAGGCGTTGTTTGCGGACGAGCGCGTCAAAAAGATTGCCGAGAACCCGGGTAATCAGGCGTTCCTCCGGACTATTGAGGACCACGGCAGTGACGACGAAATGGACTTTTTggacttggcggcgggctcgcagGAGCAAGCTGACTCTCAGTCCCAGGAAGACACGGACGCAGAGAAGCGTCCCGAGATCATCCCTGACAGCCAGCCTGCGAAGCAAACTCTGGTGCCGGGAGAAGACAGGGCCCCGGCGCACATGCGGCGCAccaagggggcggcggcgaagaagccagCGAACCTCGGCGAGGTGCGAGAGACGCTTTCAAGCCTGCTTGAGGAGCGGCAACCTtcggtggtgccggcgacCGAGGTTGGCTCCGAtagcgaggacgagcaggacgGTCAAGGGTCTCCGCGGAGCGACAAGGAGAATCGCGAGCCGAACCCGCGGCGTACGGGGCCAGCCGTGGTCGACCGCATCAGCCTCAAGCGCAAcgcgtcttcgtcatcagcatccggggcgcgcctcgccttcGCGGCGCAAGGCACGAGCTCGTTCAAGGTCccagcgctgctgcgccgcgcgacAACCAACTCGACCATCATGTCGGgatcgacggcgagctcgggcagcggcggctccacgggcacggcggtgatgggcagcgcgggcgggttcggcgaggacgccaagATCAAGAGGGGAGCGGGCAAGGGGAGCGGCATCAACGGCTTCGCACgcgagagggaggcggcaggcgcGGTCAAggagagcgagcggcggAGGGAGCAGAGGAAGGTCAAGGGCGCGGTGAGGAGGgtgggcgtggtgggcggaCTGTTGGGCAAGGGATCGTTTGAGTGA
- a CDS encoding uncharacterized protein (COG:S~EggNog:ENOG503NUA9) — MDATTSAAAAVAAATSPTPTPVPMEVTQRPPSLVRVEVDTDEADSTYGNAAPSAASTSLRSSILRFEWKHGRRYHSYQSGSYPFPNDEREQDRLDMMHHALFRLLDDRLFLAPIDPNGLRVLDVGTGTGIWPIHLGDLCPGADVVGNDLSPIQPTWVPSNVRFIIDDAELDWAQPERYDYVHVRHMAASIRDWPRLFRQIFDSLKPGGWVELHEIDNTVYSEDGTLRPDNPLVELMDGLKAACDKIGRTMDPAPHLATWARDAGFARVDEQRFQLPVGTWPRDPRLKEVGAFMAMNFYDGVEAFTAVLLRDILGWPAEAVEMVNWRVRAASRRKDVHAMFDVVAVTAQKPA, encoded by the coding sequence ATGGACGCCACGACatccgcagcggcagcagtagcagcagcaacgtcgccgacgccgacgcccgtgcCGATGGAGGTgacgcagcgcccgccctcgctcgtgcgcgtcgaggtggacacggacgaggccgactCGACGTacggcaacgccgccccctcAGCGGCCAGCACCTCGctccgcagcagcatcctCCGTTTCGAGTGGAAGCACGGCCGCCGTTACCACTCGTATCAGTCGGGCTCGTACCCGTTTCCcaacgacgagcgcgagcaggACCGCCTCGACATGATGCATCACGCCCTCtttcgcctcctcgacgaccgcctcttcctcgcccccATCGACCCCAACGGCCTGCgtgtcctcgacgtcggaACTGGCACTGGCATCTGGCCCATCCACCTCGGCGATCTTTGCCCCGGCGCCGATGTGGTCGGAAACGACCTCAGCCCCATCCAACCCACCTGGGTGCCTTCCAACGTCCGcttcatcatcgacgacgccgagctcgactgGGCCCAGCCCGAGCGCTACGACTACGTCCACGTCCGCCACAtggccgcctccatccgCGACTGGCCCCGTCTCTTCCGCCAGATCTTTGACAGCCTCAAGCCTGGCGGCTGGGTGGAGCTGCATGAAATCGACAACACCGTCTACTCCGAGGATGGCACCCTGCGCCCCGACAAccccctcgtcgagctcatgGACGGGCTCAAGGCAGCGTGCGACAAGATCGGCCGGACCATGGACCCGGCTCCTCACTTGGCCACCTGGGCACGCGACGCCGGCTtcgcgcgcgtcgacgagcagcgcttCCAGCTGCCCGTGGGCACCTGGCCGAGAGACCCACGCCTCAAGGAAGTCGGCGCCTTCATGGCCATGAACTTTtacgacggcgtcgaggccttcaccgcggtgctgctgcgtgaCATCCTGGGTTggcccgccgaggcggtcgagaTGGTCAACTGGAGGGTCAGAGCCGCCTCTCGGCGCAAGGACGTGCATGCCATGTTTGAcgtggtggcggtgacggcgcagAAGCCGGCTTGA
- a CDS encoding uncharacterized protein (TransMembrane:1 (o57-75i)), translating into MSQGNYLRMASTLLAGSILTDRDPCRYMATTQVPILTSNAQQYHLRHRGVANAPRRTAMSVPVMVTKALFGALLVRSRSRVNSRAIQCQRRGISSSAPSLLEHGVSRQSP; encoded by the coding sequence ATGTCCCAAGGCAATTACCTGCGCATGGCTTCGACACTACTAGCAGGATCCATCTTGACGGACCGTGATCCATGCAGGTACATGGCAACTACTCAGGTGCCAATTCTCACCAGCAACGCCCAGCAATATCACTTGCGCCACCGCGGCGTCGCAAACGCACCACGACGCACCGCAATGTCCGTGCCCGTCATGGTAACCAAGGCCTTGTTCGGCGCTCTGCTCGTGCGGAGCCGATCTCGCGTCAACAGCAGAGCCATCCAGTGTCAGAGGCGTGgcatctcctcgtcggcgccgtcgcttcTGGAACATGGCGTAAGTCGCCAATCTCCGTGA
- the INO1 gene encoding Inositol-3-phosphate synthase (EggNog:ENOG503NV57~COG:I): MAPHAQVSTGSSNGAGHANGHAGAARSTFVVNSPNVTYTDAEIKSKYTYRTTSVETNASGDFVATPKEVLYDFKVDRKIPKVGMMLVGWGGNNGTTVTAGILANRRSIVWDTKEGPREANYYGSVVMGSTMKLGTDAKTNKEINIPFHNVLPMVHPNDLVIGGWDISKMNLAQAMDRAQVLEPALKAQVKKEMAEMVPLPSIYYPDFIAANQEDRADNVIEGSKASLAHVEQLRKDICDFKANNNLDKVIVMWTANTERYADIIPGVNDTADNLLKAIEQGHEEVSPSTVFAVACILEKAPFINGSPQNTFVPGAIELAEKHNAYIGGDDFKSGQTKMKSALVDFLINAGIKLTSIASYNHLGNNDGKNLSSQKQFRSKEISKSNVVDDMVEANSVLYKKGEHPDHCVVIKYMPAVADNKRALDEYYAEIFLGGHQTISLFNICEDSLLASPLIIDLVVIAEMMTRIQWKASDAEGDYKNFHSVLSVLSYMLKAPLTPPGTPVVNALAKQRAALTNIFRACVGLEPESDMTLEHKLL, encoded by the exons ATGGCTCCCCACGCGCAAGTCAGCACGGGCTCCTCGAACGGGGCGGGCCACGCCAACGGAcacgccggcgctgctcgcAGCACCTTCGTCGTCAACTCGCCCAACGTCACCTACACCGATGCGGAGATTAAGTCCAAGTACACCTACCGCACTACTAGCGTCGAGACCAATGCCTCGGGCGACTTCGTCGCCACCCCGAAGGAGGTCCTCTACGACTTCAAGGTCGACCGCAAGATCCCCAAGGTCGGCATGATGCTCGTCGGCTGGGGCGGCAACAACGGCACCACGGTCACCGCTGGCATCCTCGCCAACCGCCGCAGCATCGTCTGGGACACCAAGGAGGGTCCCCGCGAGGCCAACTACTACGGCTCCGTTGTTATGGGCTCCACCATGAAGCTGGGCACCGACGCCAAGACCAACAAGGAGATCAACATCCCCTTCCACAACGTCCTGCCTATGGTCCACCCCAACGACCTCGTCATTGGCGGCTGGGACATTAGCAAGATGAACCTGGCCCAGGCCATGGACCGTGCCCAGGTCCTCGAGCCCGCCCTCAAGGCCCAGGTCAAGAAGGAGATGGCCGAAATGGTGCCCCTGCCCTCCATCTACTACCCTGACTTCATTGCCGCCAACCAGGAGGACCGCGCCGACAACGTCATCGAGGGCTCCAAGGCCTCCCTGGCGCatgttgagcagctccgcaAGGACATCTGTGACTTcaaggccaacaacaacCTCGACAAGGTCATCGTCATGTGGACCGCCAACACGGAGCGCTACGCCGACATCATCCCGGGCGTCAACGACACGGCCGACAATCTGCTCAAGGCCATTGAGCAGGGCCATGAGGAGGTCTCCCCCTCCACCGTCTTCGCTGTCGCTTGTATCCTGGAGAAGGCTCCCTTCATCAACGGCTCGCCCCAGAACACCTTTGTGCCCGGCGCCATCGAGCTGGCCGAGAAGCACAACGCCTAcattggcggcgacgacttcaAGTCGGGCCAGACCAAGATGAAGTCGGCTCTCGTCGACTTCCTCATCAATGCCGGCATCAAGCTCACCTCGATCGCCAGCTACAACCATCTCGGCAACAACGACGGCAAGAACCTGAGCTCGCAGAAGCAGTTCCGCTCCAAGGAGATTTCCAAGTCCAACGTTGTCGATGACATGGTTGAGGCCAACTCGGTGCTGTACAAGAAGGGCGAGCACCCCGACCACTGCGTTGTCATCAAGTACATGCCCGCGGTTGCCGACAACAAGCGCGCTCTGGACGAGTACTATGCTGAGATCTTCCTTGGCGGTCACCAGACCATCTC TCTGTTCAACATCTGCGAGGACTCGCTCCTGGCTTCGCCTCTCATCATTGATCTCGTCGTTATCGCCGAGATGATGACGCGCATCCAGTGGAAGGcgtccgacgccgagggcgactaTAAGAACTTCCACAGCGTCCTGAGCGTCCTCAGCTACATGCTTAAGGCTCCTCTGACTCCCCCGGGCACCCCGGTTGTCAACGCTCTTGCCAAGCAGCGCGCGGCCCTGACCAACATCTTCCGCGCCTGCGTCGGTCTCGAGCCTGAGTCGGACATGACTCTTGAGCACAAGTTGCTTTAA